From a single Vibrio chagasii genomic region:
- a CDS encoding LysR substrate-binding domain-containing protein, protein MRYSLKQLAVFDAVADSGSVSIAADKLALTQSATSMSLAQLEKMLGRPLFERQGKQMALTHWGMWLRPKAKRLLQDAQQIEMGFYEQHLLSGELKLGASQTPAEHLVPDLISIIDNDFPEMRISLGVQSTDAVIDGVLDYKYDLGVIEGRCDDSRVHQEVWCTDHLTVVAAAHHPFAKRERVSLAQLEQAKWVLREHGSGTRKVFDSSIHHLIGDLDVWREYEHVPVLRSLVANGPYLTCLPYLDVEQFVESGQLVTLNVPELEMERTLSFIWRADMAENPLAECIKREGKRMMKGKPSVL, encoded by the coding sequence TTGCGTTATTCATTAAAGCAGCTCGCGGTATTTGATGCAGTAGCCGATTCCGGGAGTGTAAGTATTGCGGCAGACAAGTTGGCGTTGACTCAATCTGCGACAAGTATGTCTCTTGCACAGTTGGAAAAAATGCTTGGTAGGCCTTTGTTTGAAAGGCAGGGCAAGCAAATGGCGCTTACTCACTGGGGTATGTGGCTGAGACCAAAAGCGAAGCGTTTACTGCAAGATGCTCAGCAAATTGAAATGGGGTTTTACGAACAGCACTTATTGAGTGGAGAGCTCAAATTAGGTGCGAGTCAAACGCCCGCAGAACACCTCGTTCCAGACCTCATCAGTATTATTGATAATGACTTTCCAGAGATGCGAATATCGCTCGGCGTACAAAGTACCGACGCAGTTATCGATGGGGTGTTAGATTACAAATATGACCTCGGCGTTATCGAAGGTCGCTGCGATGACAGTCGAGTTCATCAAGAAGTTTGGTGTACCGACCATTTAACGGTTGTGGCTGCGGCTCACCATCCATTTGCGAAGCGTGAACGTGTCAGCTTGGCCCAGTTAGAACAAGCAAAGTGGGTGTTGCGTGAACACGGCTCTGGTACTCGCAAAGTTTTTGATAGCTCTATTCATCATTTAATTGGTGATCTCGATGTTTGGCGAGAGTATGAACACGTTCCCGTTTTAAGAAGTCTGGTAGCAAACGGTCCATATTTAACGTGCTTACCTTATCTCGATGTCGAGCAGTTTGTTGAATCTGGTCAATTGGTTACTTTAAATGTGCCCGAGCTCGAAATGGAACGTACGCTTTCATTCATTTGGCGTGCAGACATGGCAGAAAACCCGCTTGCTGAATGTATTAAGCGCGAAGGCAAGCGCATGATGAAAGGCAAACCGTCAGTTCTGTAG
- a CDS encoding DUF2164 domain-containing protein, whose translation MTIQLDSKQKSELTHTLQKYLQDELDVELGQFDTEFLVDFISKKFGAVYYNKGIEDAQKVMERKMMDISDELYEIEQIVEI comes from the coding sequence ATGACCATTCAATTAGATTCGAAACAGAAGTCAGAACTTACCCATACACTTCAGAAGTACCTTCAGGATGAACTTGATGTGGAACTTGGTCAGTTTGACACTGAATTCTTGGTTGACTTCATCAGTAAAAAGTTTGGTGCGGTTTACTACAACAAGGGGATAGAAGACGCACAAAAGGTCATGGAACGAAAGATGATGGATATCTCAGATGAGCTTTATGAGATTGAACAAATCGTTGAAATCTAA
- a CDS encoding ATP-dependent endonuclease: protein MQLERIEISGFRGIKRMSLAFDELTTLIGENTWGKSSLLDALSVVLPSDGVPYHFEMTDFHVDYSVSHPQSQHLQIVLSLKANDKSELNAGRYRKLKPIWVQDEFGVYRIYYRISATLEQYETTTHYAFLGLDGNPLKLHHSEKLAQELMTLHPVIRLRDARHFDRPFNAKSVTPNGNGNSNNGNGNNGNARQARIEKRIDNTCRRLMAIPGHVNKGEMRSSLQSMQSLVEHYFSFKSNSRHNPRKQRDGLLYSAGANDQSIHQLVEETNNKQTRLLFMGLLNAYLQAKGPNELRRCARPLLILEDPEGRLHPTHLARAWSLMQKLPMQKILTTNSGELLAAVPLQSIRRLVRQSDKTIANQLNMNHFSKDELRRIGFHIRFHRSGALFARCWLLVEGETEVWLFNELANQCGYNLAAEGVQIIEFAQSGLKALIKVAQEFGIDWHVVTDGDAAGKKYAATVHSKLGNDQERHRLTELPDKDIEHYLYMNGFESFFRDMVKIPYDHPIPPKKVVAKVLKKHAKPDLALAIVSHCEDRGQECIPLLLRWTLKRVITMANGNT from the coding sequence ATGCAACTAGAAAGAATCGAGATTTCTGGCTTTCGAGGTATCAAGCGCATGTCATTGGCGTTTGACGAGCTAACCACGCTTATCGGTGAAAATACTTGGGGTAAGTCTTCATTACTTGATGCCCTTTCCGTCGTTCTTCCTTCAGACGGTGTGCCATACCACTTTGAAATGACCGATTTTCATGTCGATTACTCAGTTTCACACCCGCAGTCTCAACACCTCCAAATAGTCCTGTCGCTCAAAGCCAACGACAAGAGCGAATTGAATGCAGGCCGTTACCGCAAGCTCAAGCCCATCTGGGTCCAAGACGAATTTGGTGTTTATCGCATTTATTACCGAATCAGCGCGACGTTGGAGCAATACGAAACCACAACCCACTATGCATTCTTAGGGTTAGATGGTAATCCTCTCAAACTGCACCATTCAGAAAAGCTCGCACAAGAATTGATGACCTTGCATCCGGTCATTCGCTTACGCGATGCAAGGCATTTTGATCGCCCTTTCAACGCTAAGTCAGTCACTCCAAATGGGAACGGAAATTCAAACAACGGCAATGGCAATAATGGTAACGCGCGCCAAGCCAGAATCGAAAAACGAATCGATAACACCTGCCGTCGTTTAATGGCGATCCCTGGTCATGTAAACAAAGGTGAAATGCGCAGTAGCTTACAGTCTATGCAAAGCTTGGTTGAACACTATTTTTCTTTCAAAAGTAATTCTCGCCATAACCCAAGAAAACAGAGGGATGGATTGCTCTATTCTGCTGGTGCTAACGACCAGAGTATCCATCAACTCGTAGAAGAAACTAATAATAAACAAACACGCCTGTTGTTCATGGGTTTATTAAACGCTTATCTTCAAGCCAAAGGGCCAAACGAATTGAGGCGTTGTGCACGTCCACTTTTGATCTTAGAAGATCCCGAAGGTCGATTGCACCCTACTCACTTGGCAAGAGCTTGGAGCCTGATGCAAAAGCTGCCGATGCAGAAAATCCTCACGACCAACAGTGGTGAGTTACTTGCCGCAGTTCCATTGCAATCAATTCGCCGTTTGGTTCGTCAATCAGACAAAACCATCGCTAATCAATTGAACATGAATCACTTTAGTAAAGATGAACTAAGGAGAATTGGTTTTCATATTCGATTCCACCGCTCTGGTGCACTGTTCGCTCGATGTTGGTTGTTAGTAGAAGGTGAAACAGAGGTTTGGCTGTTTAACGAATTAGCCAACCAATGCGGATATAACCTTGCAGCCGAAGGTGTACAGATCATTGAGTTTGCTCAGTCTGGACTAAAAGCGCTAATTAAAGTCGCACAAGAGTTTGGTATTGATTGGCATGTGGTTACTGATGGTGATGCGGCAGGTAAAAAGTACGCCGCAACTGTTCACTCTAAACTCGGTAACGACCAAGAGCGTCATCGCTTAACCGAGCTACCTGATAAAGATATCGAACATTACTTGTATATGAATGGGTTTGAGAGCTTCTTCAGGGACATGGTTAAGATCCCCTATGACCACCCTATTCCACCGAAAAAAGTGGTGGCTAAAGTATTGAAGAAACATGCAAAACCTGATCTCGCTTTGGCGATTGTTTCTCATTGTGAAGATCGCGGTCAAGAATGTATCCCACTGCTGTTGAGGTGGACGTTAAAACGAGTGATCACCATGGCAAACGGGAATACCTAG
- a CDS encoding YceI family protein, whose amino-acid sequence MKKSIIATGLAFAMAMPFAANAADYVIDTKGAHASVNFKVSHLGYSFIQGRFNTFSGDFSYDANNVEASKVNVVVDTTSLDSNHAERDKHIRSSDFIDAGKFSDATFNSTKVVDKGDGKLEVMGDLKLHGVTKPIVIEAEFIGAGQDPWGGERAGFVGTTRLELADFNIPVMGASSYVDMDLHVEGIKK is encoded by the coding sequence ATGAAAAAGTCAATTATCGCTACAGGATTAGCATTCGCTATGGCAATGCCTTTCGCTGCTAACGCTGCTGATTACGTGATTGATACAAAAGGTGCACACGCATCAGTTAACTTTAAAGTTAGCCACCTAGGTTACAGCTTTATCCAAGGTCGTTTTAACACATTCTCTGGTGATTTCTCGTATGACGCAAACAACGTTGAAGCATCAAAAGTAAACGTTGTTGTTGATACAACGAGTCTAGACTCTAACCATGCTGAGCGTGATAAACACATTCGTAGCTCTGATTTCATTGACGCTGGTAAGTTCTCAGACGCTACATTCAACAGTACGAAAGTTGTTGATAAAGGCGACGGCAAACTTGAAGTTATGGGTGATCTTAAACTTCACGGTGTAACTAAGCCAATCGTTATCGAAGCTGAATTCATCGGTGCTGGTCAAGACCCATGGGGTGGTGAGCGTGCTGGTTTCGTTGGTACAACTCGTCTAGAACTTGCTGACTTCAACATTCCAGTAATGGGTGCTTCAAGCTATGTAGATATGGATTTACACGTTGAAGGTATCAAGAAATAA
- a CDS encoding cytochrome b yields MENNVRNYNPLARAMHWISALTIFGLFGVGLWMVDLSYYSEWYKTAPDYHRSVGILLAVVTVVRLVWKLVTASPKVEGKAYEVVAAKIAHGFMYLNLVVLFISGYLISTSDGRGIDVFNWFTVPSMGELFANQSDLAGTVHYYAAWVLIIMASVHALAAIKHHVIDKDDTLRKMIGASK; encoded by the coding sequence ATGGAAAACAACGTTAGAAATTACAACCCTTTAGCAAGAGCGATGCATTGGATTTCAGCGCTAACAATTTTTGGTTTATTTGGCGTTGGCCTGTGGATGGTTGACCTTTCATATTACAGCGAGTGGTACAAAACAGCACCGGACTACCACCGTTCGGTAGGCATTCTTTTGGCTGTTGTTACTGTGGTTCGCTTGGTTTGGAAGTTAGTTACCGCGTCACCGAAAGTGGAAGGTAAAGCTTATGAAGTTGTAGCTGCGAAAATTGCTCATGGCTTTATGTACCTTAACTTAGTGGTTTTATTTATTTCTGGTTATTTGATTTCTACATCAGATGGCCGTGGGATAGATGTTTTCAATTGGTTCACCGTGCCTAGTATGGGCGAACTATTTGCAAACCAATCTGATCTTGCAGGAACGGTTCACTACTATGCTGCCTGGGTACTGATCATTATGGCATCAGTGCACGCCTTAGCGGCGATAAAACACCACGTTATCGACAAAGACGATACGCTACGAAAAATGATAGGAGCTTCAAAATGA
- a CDS encoding DUF1097 domain-containing protein, whose translation MSTLVAISLTTGILSGLWGWIAISFGLLSWAGFLGCTSYFASPTGGVKGLAGSLLTNMTGVFWAMVIIESSTFAGLEILGYVITAIVAFFMCIQAKQAWLGYIPGTFIGCCATFAAGGDWQLVVPSLLLGGVFGYLMKATGLWLHAKSTQSSEVVEQHAKQAKA comes from the coding sequence ATGAGTACATTAGTCGCGATTTCATTAACAACAGGTATTTTGTCAGGTCTTTGGGGATGGATAGCTATCTCTTTTGGCTTATTGTCATGGGCGGGTTTCTTAGGTTGCACCAGTTACTTTGCTTCGCCAACCGGTGGTGTTAAAGGGTTGGCGGGTAGCTTATTAACCAACATGACAGGCGTATTCTGGGCAATGGTAATCATCGAAAGCTCAACCTTCGCTGGGTTAGAGATTCTTGGCTATGTAATTACTGCTATTGTCGCTTTCTTTATGTGTATTCAAGCAAAACAAGCGTGGTTAGGATATATCCCAGGAACCTTCATTGGTTGTTGCGCGACGTTTGCTGCAGGTGGTGATTGGCAACTGGTTGTGCCTTCTTTGTTGCTTGGTGGCGTGTTTGGATACTTAATGAAAGCAACGGGCTTGTGGCTTCACGCAAAATCAACTCAATCTTCGGAAGTGGTTGAACAACACGCTAAGCAAGCAAAAGCCTAA
- a CDS encoding EAL domain-containing protein, translated as MQFIAKYKDLTLRSVYQPIFDRSMCQIGVEALVRISNSNGESVRPDHFFHSDETSNADKINVERLSRAIHIRNFAQSTVRHLQLFLNVLPNVGELFAAEKVSESLLAKRLHELNLSCDQIVMELVELSVDSEEKLKLAATSLADNGFQIAVDDFGTQASTESRVLHIAPHIIKVDRSVMLKFEDGDTSDMELAISLAESINAKTVIEGIETQQQLERMQELGFDMFQGYHLAMPQSIELDLQLAM; from the coding sequence ATGCAGTTTATTGCTAAATATAAAGACCTCACTCTAAGAAGCGTCTATCAACCTATATTTGACCGTTCTATGTGTCAGATAGGTGTAGAGGCTTTGGTGCGAATCTCTAATAGTAATGGCGAAAGTGTTCGCCCTGACCACTTCTTTCATTCAGACGAAACCTCTAATGCGGATAAAATAAACGTTGAAAGGTTGAGTCGCGCAATTCATATCCGTAACTTTGCTCAATCGACTGTCCGTCACCTTCAACTCTTTTTGAATGTTCTGCCAAATGTAGGCGAACTATTTGCCGCAGAAAAAGTAAGCGAAAGCTTATTGGCTAAAAGACTGCACGAATTAAACCTATCCTGTGACCAAATCGTCATGGAACTCGTTGAACTAAGCGTCGATAGTGAAGAAAAGCTCAAATTGGCAGCAACCTCCCTTGCAGACAACGGCTTCCAAATCGCTGTCGATGACTTCGGCACTCAAGCATCTACAGAAAGCCGCGTTTTACACATTGCTCCACACATCATTAAAGTCGACCGCTCCGTCATGCTTAAGTTTGAGGACGGCGATACATCCGATATGGAACTTGCTATCTCTCTTGCTGAGTCGATTAATGCTAAAACGGTGATTGAAGGAATTGAAACTCAGCAGCAGTTAGAACGTATGCAGGAACTAGGATTTGATATGTTCCAGGGCTACCACTTAGCGATGCCACAATCGATTGAACTCGACTTACAACTTGCCATGTAA
- the focA gene encoding formate transporter FocA produces MATSTSENHQLFSPTEMMAEAEKFALSKANKTSSMTLSLAIMAGAFIGLAFLFYITVTTGSADAGWGLSRLAGGLAFSMGLILIVICGGELFTSSVLSSISWANKQITFTKMLSIWGKVYVGNFIGAMFLLALVSAAGLYQLDGGQWGLNALNIAQHKLHHSPVQAFALGVLCNLLVCLAIWLTFSSANAMTKAMMTVLPVAMFVSSGFEHCVANMFMVPLGISIQAFAPESFWLQIGATPAQYADLNIMQFVTANLIPVTIGNIVGGSVLVGLANWSIYRRPQLKAAKITAITQTTEITSVKEITMNTATTIKQIMNTQPITLSVEMPTSVAIDSLLDAQIVSAPVCDVEGRLVGIFSVHDVMVDLWCQDYIPTKGQKVVDLMSRDVVAIDANDKLVDVAEFLCIDKEQLYPTTSMGFATRLTSLSLEERAKAMKVSQPHMLPVLENGVMVGVLTRTEVMQALRPIYGDRLNVVAEAELETA; encoded by the coding sequence ATGGCAACCAGCACTTCTGAAAATCATCAACTGTTCTCACCAACAGAAATGATGGCGGAAGCAGAAAAGTTTGCATTAAGCAAAGCGAATAAAACCAGCAGCATGACTTTAAGTTTAGCGATCATGGCTGGTGCATTCATCGGGCTTGCTTTTTTATTCTACATCACTGTGACCACAGGCAGCGCAGACGCTGGATGGGGTTTAAGTCGCTTAGCTGGCGGGCTCGCATTCAGTATGGGTTTAATCTTGATTGTGATTTGTGGCGGTGAGCTATTTACCAGCTCAGTGTTATCAAGCATCTCATGGGCTAACAAGCAAATTACCTTCACTAAAATGCTGTCTATCTGGGGCAAGGTGTATGTTGGCAACTTTATCGGTGCCATGTTCCTTCTGGCCTTAGTAAGCGCGGCAGGTCTTTATCAGTTGGATGGCGGGCAATGGGGTTTAAACGCTCTAAATATTGCTCAACACAAACTACACCACAGCCCTGTTCAAGCTTTCGCTTTGGGTGTGCTTTGTAACTTATTGGTGTGTTTAGCTATTTGGTTAACGTTCAGCTCGGCAAACGCAATGACCAAAGCCATGATGACCGTGCTACCCGTAGCAATGTTTGTTAGTTCAGGCTTTGAACACTGTGTGGCGAATATGTTCATGGTGCCTCTAGGCATCTCGATTCAAGCATTCGCACCAGAAAGCTTTTGGTTACAAATCGGTGCAACGCCAGCCCAATACGCAGACTTAAACATCATGCAATTTGTCACTGCAAACTTAATACCCGTGACAATCGGCAACATCGTGGGTGGCTCAGTGTTGGTCGGCTTAGCCAACTGGAGCATTTACCGTCGTCCACAACTAAAAGCAGCAAAAATTACCGCTATTACACAAACAACAGAAATCACGTCAGTTAAGGAAATCACTATGAACACAGCAACAACTATCAAGCAAATCATGAACACTCAACCAATTACACTAAGCGTAGAGATGCCTACATCAGTGGCAATTGATTCACTTTTAGACGCTCAAATTGTTAGCGCTCCTGTTTGCGATGTTGAAGGTCGTCTTGTTGGTATTTTCTCTGTTCATGACGTAATGGTTGATCTTTGGTGCCAAGATTACATCCCAACTAAAGGTCAGAAAGTCGTAGACCTAATGAGCCGTGACGTTGTGGCAATCGATGCAAACGACAAGCTAGTTGATGTGGCTGAGTTCCTATGTATCGACAAAGAGCAACTGTACCCTACTACTAGCATGGGCTTCGCGACTCGACTGACTTCTCTTTCTCTAGAGGAACGAGCTAAAGCGATGAAAGTAAGCCAACCACACATGCTTCCAGTATTAGAAAACGGTGTAATGGTGGGTGTTCTCACTCGAACTGAGGTGATGCAAGCACTTCGCCCTATTTACGGTGACCGTCTAAACGTGGTTGCTGAAGCTGAATTAGAAACAGCATAA
- a CDS encoding efflux RND transporter permease subunit, with amino-acid sequence MNIAEYSIKNKVISWLFLVILAIGGVTSFGNLSRLEDPAFTIKDAMIISTYPGATSMEVEEELTYPLEKEIRQLPYIDKITSTSSNGMSQIMVSMKMDYGPDELPQIWDEMRRKINDLQPTLPSGVNSVQIIDDFGDVFGVMIMLTGDGYDYVELKQYADYLTREIELVDGVGKVSIAGDQQEQLFVEMSLERLAALNLDMSTVTSLLAQQNSVVSAGEVMLNGQSLAIKPNGTLSTVEELENLIIHGRDTGNLIRLKDVAEVTRGIQEKPGNVLTYNGKPAINLGIAFSSGVNVVEIGKALDAELERLESIKPAGVELNYFYNQAQEVDKSVADFLISLVEAVAIVIIVLLFAMGLRSGLIIGLVLLLTVFGTFILMDYNNVELHRISLGALIIALGMLVDNAIVVVEGILVGLKKGKTKLQAAKDIVKQTQWPLLGATIIAITAFAPIGLSKDATGEFMGSLFWVLCFSLFLSWVTALTLTPFLAEMMLKEEDKVDENEDPYKGILFVVFGASLKFALRFRWLTVVSMVALLAASIVGFGMVKQQFFPPSNTPMFYVDMWMPEGTDVRETIKQTEKVESYIRKQDNVEFVTTTVGQGMQRFALTYQPEKSYEAYAQLQVRTTDRDTMFQTLEALDKDLAKTFEQPTFQFKLIEFGPSPASKIEARISGADPQILRNIAVQVEDILLADPGSRNVRHDWRERTKELVPLFNESKARRLGISKTDLSETLQMAFGGYNIGLLRDGTHMLPIVARLPEEERFDFESLNNVKIWSPSLQTYIPVEQVIDGVELQWSEPLIQRRDRKRTLTVLADHDVLGDETPASLFARVKPKVEALDLPEGYSISWGGEYESSKDAQESLFGSLPMGYLLMFIITMLLFNSVRKPLVIWFTVPLSIIGVSIGLLGTNMPFSFTAFLGLLSLSGMILKNGIVLLDQINSELATGKDPYLAVVDSAISRVRPVSMAALTTILGMIPLVFDAFFGSMAITIMAGLGFATVLTLIVVPVMFAILYRIKPSTAGY; translated from the coding sequence ATGAACATCGCAGAATATTCAATAAAGAACAAAGTAATTAGCTGGCTGTTTCTAGTCATTTTGGCCATTGGCGGTGTCACGTCTTTTGGCAATCTATCCCGTTTAGAAGACCCAGCTTTTACGATCAAAGATGCAATGATTATTTCAACTTACCCTGGCGCTACGTCTATGGAAGTTGAAGAGGAGCTGACTTACCCGCTAGAAAAAGAGATAAGGCAGCTTCCGTACATCGACAAGATTACCTCGACATCATCGAACGGTATGTCCCAAATTATGGTTAGTATGAAGATGGACTATGGTCCAGACGAACTGCCTCAAATCTGGGATGAAATGCGCCGTAAGATCAACGATCTACAACCAACACTACCAAGTGGTGTAAATTCTGTTCAGATCATCGACGATTTTGGTGACGTGTTCGGTGTAATGATCATGTTGACAGGTGACGGTTATGACTACGTCGAACTAAAACAGTACGCCGATTATCTAACGCGTGAAATCGAATTGGTCGATGGCGTTGGTAAAGTAAGTATTGCGGGCGACCAACAAGAGCAACTGTTCGTTGAAATGTCATTAGAGCGTTTAGCCGCATTAAACCTTGATATGTCGACGGTTACGTCACTATTAGCACAGCAAAACAGTGTGGTTTCTGCTGGTGAGGTAATGCTCAATGGGCAGAGTCTAGCTATCAAGCCAAACGGTACATTGAGCACAGTTGAAGAATTGGAAAATCTGATTATTCACGGTCGTGACACGGGCAATCTGATTCGTTTAAAAGACGTTGCTGAAGTAACTCGTGGTATTCAAGAAAAGCCGGGGAATGTATTAACGTATAACGGTAAACCTGCAATCAACTTAGGTATTGCTTTCTCATCTGGCGTAAACGTGGTTGAGATTGGTAAAGCGTTGGACGCTGAACTTGAACGCTTAGAAAGCATAAAACCCGCAGGTGTAGAGCTGAACTATTTCTACAACCAAGCGCAAGAAGTCGATAAGTCAGTAGCGGATTTCTTGATTAGTCTGGTTGAAGCGGTTGCGATCGTAATCATCGTGCTGCTGTTTGCAATGGGTTTGCGTAGTGGTTTGATCATTGGTTTGGTTCTCCTGTTGACGGTATTTGGCACCTTCATCTTGATGGACTACAACAACGTAGAGCTACACCGTATTTCACTGGGTGCATTGATTATAGCACTCGGAATGCTAGTGGATAACGCAATTGTAGTGGTTGAAGGCATCTTGGTTGGCTTGAAAAAAGGCAAAACAAAGCTGCAAGCAGCAAAAGATATTGTAAAACAAACTCAATGGCCGCTGCTCGGCGCAACCATTATTGCTATCACAGCCTTTGCTCCAATCGGTTTGTCAAAAGACGCGACCGGCGAATTCATGGGCTCTCTATTCTGGGTACTGTGTTTCTCATTGTTCTTGAGCTGGGTTACTGCACTGACATTAACGCCGTTCCTTGCTGAAATGATGCTTAAAGAAGAGGATAAAGTCGACGAAAACGAAGACCCTTACAAAGGTATTCTGTTCGTAGTGTTCGGTGCTTCTCTTAAGTTTGCACTTCGTTTCCGATGGTTAACCGTTGTGAGCATGGTTGCGTTACTTGCCGCTTCGATCGTTGGGTTCGGTATGGTGAAGCAACAGTTCTTCCCGCCATCAAACACACCAATGTTCTACGTTGATATGTGGATGCCAGAAGGCACTGATGTTCGTGAGACCATCAAACAGACGGAAAAAGTAGAAAGTTACATTCGTAAGCAAGACAACGTTGAGTTCGTTACGACAACGGTTGGACAGGGTATGCAGCGTTTCGCTCTAACTTACCAACCAGAGAAAAGCTATGAAGCGTACGCTCAGTTACAAGTAAGAACGACTGACCGCGACACCATGTTTCAGACATTAGAGGCGTTAGACAAAGACCTAGCCAAGACATTTGAACAGCCAACATTCCAGTTCAAATTGATTGAGTTTGGCCCATCGCCAGCGTCAAAAATCGAGGCTCGTATTAGCGGTGCGGACCCACAAATACTTCGTAATATCGCAGTACAAGTGGAAGACATCTTGTTAGCCGACCCAGGCTCTCGAAATGTTCGTCACGATTGGCGTGAACGCACTAAAGAACTGGTACCGCTGTTCAACGAATCTAAGGCTCGTCGCCTAGGCATTTCAAAAACTGACTTGTCTGAGACGTTACAGATGGCGTTTGGTGGTTACAACATAGGTTTACTTCGCGATGGTACTCATATGTTACCTATTGTGGCGCGTTTACCAGAAGAAGAGCGTTTTGACTTCGAATCACTTAACAATGTGAAGATTTGGAGCCCATCGCTACAAACTTACATACCGGTTGAACAAGTGATTGATGGCGTAGAACTTCAATGGTCTGAACCTTTGATTCAAAGACGTGACAGAAAACGTACGCTGACGGTTCTTGCTGACCATGATGTGCTGGGTGATGAAACACCGGCAAGTTTGTTTGCCCGTGTGAAACCTAAGGTAGAAGCGTTAGATCTGCCTGAAGGCTACAGCATTAGTTGGGGTGGTGAATACGAAAGCTCTAAAGACGCACAAGAGTCTCTATTTGGTTCATTACCAATGGGTTACTTATTGATGTTTATCATCACGATGCTTCTGTTTAATTCGGTTCGTAAGCCTCTGGTGATTTGGTTTACGGTTCCACTATCTATCATTGGTGTTTCAATTGGTCTGTTGGGTACTAATATGCCATTTAGCTTCACGGCGTTCTTAGGTTTATTAAGCCTGAGCGGCATGATTCTTAAGAACGGTATCGTATTGCTTGACCAAATCAACAGTGAACTTGCGACAGGTAAAGATCCATATTTAGCGGTTGTTGATAGTGCGATTAGTCGCGTACGTCCGGTATCTATGGCTGCACTTACGACAATCTTGGGCATGATCCCCTTGGTATTCGATGCATTTTTTGGCTCGATGGCGATAACCATCATGGCAGGCTTAGGCTTTGCTACAGTACTAACACTAATAGTAGTACCGGTGATGTTTGCTATCCTATATAGAATCAAACCGTCCACTGCGGGTTATTAG